AATATGTGCCCCTTCCAAAATGGCCCGTTCTGCAACTGCCGCTTTGTATGTGTCAATGGACAGCGGAACAGACAATTCCTCCGAAAGCATCCGAATGACTGGCAGCACTCTGTCCAGCTCCGTCGCCTCGTCGACTGCTTCCGACCCCGGACGTGTCGATTCTCCCCCGATATCAATCAGGTCAGCTCCGGCCTCAACCATCGCACGCGCTTGTGCGAGTGCTGCCTCTACATCGACAAAGCGACCGCCATCCGAGAACGAATCAGGTGTCACATTCAAAATACCCATGACTAGCGTACGCTCTCCCAGCGGCAGGACATACTGGCCACAGTTCAGTTCTCGGCGCGCACGAAGCTTGGCAGGCATAGCTAAAACTTCCCGTACCTCTGCCGCCAACGCTCGTAGCTCTTCTGTTTGCGTTTTCATATGATCCAACGCCAAATTCATCTTTTTGTGTGAAGCCAACAGCAGCACGTATTTTTTGTCGGCAGTACCTGGTTGGTCTGAAACAATGGCTTGGGCATCGAAAGAGCGCATAATCTCCCTCACACTCTCCGCTACAGCCACACTCATGTTTTCCGTGTGAATCTTCAGGCTCGTCCCCACTTCCGCCATGCGTTCGGCTTCCGAAACAGGAACACCCCTTTTGACAAGCTCCGATACCATCTCAGCGAAGGTCGCAGCATGGATTCGAAATGAATTGTGTTTCATGATCAAACTCCCTATTTCCGTCTTCGCACA
The window above is part of the Brevibacillus antibioticus genome. Proteins encoded here:
- the folP gene encoding dihydropteroate synthase, yielding MKHNSFRIHAATFAEMVSELVKRGVPVSEAERMAEVGTSLKIHTENMSVAVAESVREIMRSFDAQAIVSDQPGTADKKYVLLLASHKKMNLALDHMKTQTEELRALAAEVREVLAMPAKLRARRELNCGQYVLPLGERTLVMGILNVTPDSFSDGGRFVDVEAALAQARAMVEAGADLIDIGGESTRPGSEAVDEATELDRVLPVIRMLSEELSVPLSIDTYKAAVAERAILEGAHIINDVWGAKRDPRMAEVAAHLDVPIILMHNREDTDYHDFFPNYIKDLRESVQIALQAGVKQERIILDPGIGFVRTVEQNLETMRRLDDLVGLGYPVLLATSRKRMIGHVLDLPVDERVEGTAATVALGAAKGCHMVRVHDVKEMKRVTKMMDAMLKGGI